The nucleotide window tgccccctagtacttgtctgcgctcccccatcacatatctggtccagtcttgcactattaagcattcatcgctgatcttgaatgcactaaagtaacatgtaggttatcttggccgtaagctaataatactcatgttacctttagtctcgatcccataaggcacagcattcatcgggagtccctgttgaagaacatcgtatggtcacatacttagcaatgaagtttagcttcacaaataatgtatggaaaagatgcactgaggaaaaatagtaaaaatcttaccatccttcctaaatagatgtgaccgtagttcatgacgaacactattggtcgcacgttttcagtactaagatttctaagtccaggaagaaaatttgtcttgatggtatcaagatcctcaagccatgaaacataatgacttagctcctcgcagtttagttcagccccgggacagtagtaggtcctgtctaccaagcgctggatatgtttgcttgcaccgaaataagctgacaatacaaattagttgtcaactatttttgaataaacaatatcaaagacataaatatggttgagaaacttacattttggtgtaactggaggtgtctgcacatcgacccagatgttggtattaccttcaatatcatcttccggacgaatatcaaaggtgataaccatattaggctcaaatgcataagtcttgcatagtgctcgccatgttttgcatccaaaataggtgtagtcgtctgaattgtataattttgcgtggaaaatataaccatgatcggtcttcaaataaactttctttacctccatagtatgactgaaacctatcttatccaatacaaaaactcttgcatggcaggggatacgctagtagaatagtaaaaaaaagttgaagcaaatgaagcagatgtcatgcttaattacgaaaaagacatgtcgttgtgacttactgtatccacttcgaagttctcgtccagcttgatgttgaagcgcctatcatcatctaggaagattccgtcgcacaggccgcgctcgtcttcgcagtatttgcaaataccgaaagcctttttgtcgtcagacatttcctatgttcatagttaaaacattaattgaaaatcgataaaagacaactaccaggatactcaacacacaaatccggggcactcgatatttcctacatattctggcaaaagtcataccaaaattcacggaaaaatccggcatgacctttgctaagaTAGGATATATCAagcacctgaaatttgccggaacggaaatgaatcaacactccggcaaaacataggccactcggaggtgtaacctgcaaacatgaccggccacttggatattgagcaacacaagatatacatttcaaaatatcttataagactcaaattagcatgcattcaataagcaaaagtaaatcatctcatgcgtccgtacatcgtcgaatattatcactaatacatcctgaatagtgtcatacatataacatcactagcacatgacgggtatcggcgcgggcggtggacacccacagagaaggaaccatcacgggatcatagctccagtgagatccctggagaacctgccaggtattggagaacgtgtgctccaacgcaaacaagtagcgacggacgtgcgcgtcctcctcactgacacggtgacgcaccacctccacggagtcctcgagcctctggaccatCACTGGCCCACACGACcaccaccaaagaaggttcgggtcaacgacaggctggctcctcaccaacctgcgcccccggTAGGTGCCTCctagtaccaccccggcggagcctgtcgtggttctaactctgacagtgatgtagggggggtgagtatggagaggcgagatcctagctattgggaagttgttacacgcgaggtttacgagttcaggcccttctcggaggaagtaatagccctacgtctcggagcccggaggcggtcgactggattatgcgtgtgtaggttacaggggtgcgaacctttcctactgaggaggggggtggcttatatagagttcgccgaccccctcctgccctcagtaatgcagggtttaaagtacatttaagatggggcgttactggtaacgcctctaataaagtgctgtaatgaccatgaagactacttaacagttgaccgtttgcctacggagtgactgtagatcttctggcagtcgagtgaatagcttcatggtcgagtggtagcttcttggtcgagtgggatgccttcaagtcgattgaaaggtgatttctcccaggggtgtcctagagtaggactcttcggtcaggtctgtgtccctaccctaggtacatgtcttcatcagaGCCCAGTCCCgaacatggcccatctggtcaagcaggtgtcgtcctccaccgactcgacgacgaggatgcgggataggcatcgtccacgtcgatgcgggaaaattgctttaactaaaaaaatagcaacaagttcttactaactagttctattaattcaactagttcttactaaaaataaacttactataaataaaaatattctagtacctaattagtacctagttcttactaactaattagtacctaagaactactgccctaattaccatctaatttgatgaacctataggggtggaaagtggtagaaaccctaactaatttgatggagGTAGAAACCCTAGGAAGAGGTAGcggagagggaggagcaggcgtgctcacctcaGGTGCCTGCGACAAGGGAGGGGCcggcggcgtcgaggtcgtggtcggggctccggggcgtcgttgaggtcgggggggcgggggcggcgtccgtggcggcgttgaggtcggggtcgggggcggcgtcccGGGCAGTGTTGAGGTCGGGGGCGGGGCCGGCGTTGAATCTGGGGTCGGGGGCGGTGTGGGgagagcgcgcggcggccgaggggcgacggcggcggcgagagtggagttgatttgggggatgaagtggccgtggggaaggacgaaccgcgtggttaagtcagaagtacTAGTAGCGCGTTCCAGAAAGGGCACTACTGCTACGTTAGCTGCAGCGCGTTCTGGAATACACGCTACAActaaggagattagcagtagcgctgggccattatatgcgctactgctaggttgggctagccatgtgcgcctagttcaaacatagcagcagcgcttttcgctagtacacgctactgctaaagtcatagcagtagcgcggtttatttacgcgcgctgctactaagtagcagcagcgcttgatttAGTACAacgctactggtaaaattctgtgtataggcttttccctagtagtggtggTGGGTGGGgcttgaatttcttcatcgtccgcatcccattctagccggatatagttcggccaaggttctcctaacaaagagagagaccttaacgagttTAGTACAACGCCGAagggcgaatgctgaaagatatccgcggaggtgaattCCATGACcagcgcccagtcggattcgacaggcacgggcgcaggcggttcagagtctGTGGCCGGAGACGAGTCTATAGGTCTGGCATCACGACTCTTGTGAGGGGGAGGgccagtatccggctctatcgccactgagagtgtagcctccatggcggggtctatccgcccgtcctcggatggcgcaatctgttccggattgaaggccggagttgttgctggtgcgatctcctgaacgccgtccgacggtagagctaaatcatgctcgttgTGATCGTGCGGCGCACCTGGCATGGGCTCgtatccgtcgaagatcaagtccccgtggatgtcggccgtgtagttcaagtttccgaacctgacctggtggccaggggggTAGCTTTCGACCTGCTCCAGATGGcgaagcgagttggcccgcagtgtgaagccaccgaatacgaagatctgtccggggaggaaaaccccaccctggaccgcatcgccaccgatgatcgaaggagccatcaggccttatggtgacggcacagtggaactctcaatgaaagcaccaatgtcggtgtcaaaaccggcggatctcaggtagggggtcccgaactgtgcgtctaatgcggatggtaacaggaggcaggggacatgatgtttacccaggttcgggccctctctatggaggtaataccctacttcctacttgattgatcttgatgatatgactagtacaagagttgatctaccacgagatcatagaggctaaaccctagaagctagcctatggtatgattgttgttgtcctacggactaaaccctccagtttatatagacaccggagggggctagggttacacagagtcggttacaatgggaggagatctacatatccgtatagccaagcttgccttccacgccaaggagagtcccatccagacacgagaagaagtcttcaatcatgtaccttcatagtccaacagtccggccaaagggtatagtccggctgtccggataccccctaatccaggactccctcagcggggttcttgttagggacaagatcccgatcagcattcaccaatggtataagcctaagaacgaagaccctgaggtgtcttatgtcaatgatatgcagaaagatgatcttcggactgagctgaagtcaaatttcaccctaccgccagaggagtatccggagaagccagttaaagagcaatttatcaagtcttttgctctttagaagatggcagacctattcaggaggtggaagaatgagctgaaaagGTTTGTCGACAAAGAACAGACACCATAATTCATCGGCaaatatgagaagatcagagatcactggcccgcatttgtggcccacaagacatcggaaaagagtaagaagatgtcggcgacaaacaagcaaaatgctgcgaagaagaagcttcaccatcgcacggggtcaggtggctacctcaaagcccggcctaagtgggccaaggctgagaatgatctgcttgataaagggatcgaaccagagacaatgaactggccagaccgatgccggacttggttcttcggggctggcggaaccttagaccctgtatcagggaagtgccTTTGGACGAACGAGCAAATGAAAATACCAGTCAAGAGGCTTCAACACTATATCGATGCAGCGcggcaagggacgttcgttccagacagagagaacgacgagctcacaatggccctcgggaatcctgagcaccctggacggacacgaggcatgcCAGGCTCCGTTTCGTGGAAGGCTGGTTTTcaggacgcaggcggttacaaatgccaggaaAGGAGGAAAAAAGTGGAGCAGACCCAAATTCAGATGCTGCACGAAACGGTTCAAGCGCTAGAGGAACGAGAAGTAGCTCGCAGCAAGCGACCTGCCAAAACtacccccgaagctaccccgccatctcagcgaagaagcagcgtggcttccaccgagctgcttcagccggagcatgtcttgtcggctcctgctagctaccccgtggatgctatcacggagtctcaacatTGCTACCTTATGACGCAATGACAGAACTTCAAAATTAAGGCGGCTGTCGGCTCTGTTCAACCTCCGGAACCCGGTGCAACTTTTCACTGTCGTctgattccagaaggatatgctagggtgacgatggacgaaataacggagggatttgaggacctccagcttgaccaccctaccggtgaaggggagactaggctgggttctgctctgaagactccatgcctatggcagaaggagctcatcaaccttccgaactggacgcctccgcctcctcctcctcctcctccggcgagtgacgatcagggcactcggcctcgtcctccggcgcgtggcggcactccgcctccttctccgcctgcgccggcgcgcccgagcagccagcctcctccttcttcgcctcgtcagcaagggcggaagagacccgccgctgCTCTGGCGCGtcatagtccttctcctccgcctcgtaagcaaggaaagaagacagccgcagccgctccgtctgctctgccagcgtctagcagtacagccagaggcgggaggcaatacagattcgttccttctctgaagactcccgagaagttaccatacgagatgaccccagaggagaacgcgaagatcgcgCGAGACGAAGTGACGAACTTCTTtcaaggggtgaaagcaaagaaacatccacctccagaggagaaggtagatccggtgaaagcgaagcgcactcttgCTGCCTTGAcaaaaccaccaaagtctccgccaaaaggcaactatgagcgcattattggaaagacatttgtcgaagcggagcggtcgggaagtactgtcagtgatcaaaggataAAAGAACGAAGAGCTGGGAAAAAATTTCCCAACTCGGtgaacaagcgaaccaatcgcgcccccccccccgctcaaggtgactagcgacatcgtcgctaatgatccgaggatggtgcccggttatagcaatcttggagattacctgcccgacgatgtacattatgatatCTTGGAGGTggtacacagatacgagtacgggaagcctctcgtcaaagatgaaagatctctaacaaagatgatgcaaagattgcatgattggtacatgaaaacctgcagagagtctggggggaggaatactttgacgctgagagttagagaggagcatgacctcgttggaattgaactgttgaatgttccatttgaggagttcttccatttttttcaatgaaagggccctcgataaaacaacggtcacttgctactgtctgtaagtactactacttctgtcattaagtctctctatataggccagctctttcattgcatgtatttataattatcctcactatattatgcagattgaagatcgccgaattgaagaaaagacaagtcggtgatattgggttcattaacacaaatctcatagatgcaactgaggttgaatatcatgccgaagataccgaggccaacttgctacgatcgttggtaataaatgaaaacaaagatataatactctttccttacaacttcaagtgagtgttactgtcttgtgcatattcggtttcccttatatattagtccaggttatagtaatgtaattgatgagttatgcatgcgtgccaagtttccactatattctcctagagattaagcttgagcagggactagtaaccgtcttagactcgagacaaAAAGATCCctaggagtatgcggacatgactcaaatgctcgagaagtaagttaaatcgatcattatccaccatatcagcaactttgttcatttcatgatatcaagtaattgttttctttgtctggcagggtttggagaaaattcaccaaaaaagctccgggactgccgaagaagctgcaatttagacatcCGAAAGTAAGtgctatagtagcatgttccgcgcatctcctagtgattcaagcgctagtttcgtcaataccatttggcatgcttgcttatcagtttgattgacctctatttcttgtaaattGGTTGTGGTGGGATCAAGGGAATGATTtatgtggatactatgtttgcgagtccatccgccacactaCCTGTGAACaggggtactctgacgaacaatatgaagtgcgtaagcaataatattcacaattttattttattaccatcatttgtgttgagtttcatttattcatatatatatatatgtattgacccccttcttcaaattagatctttcagatgcgggatgaactcctaccaccagatcgtatgcgagcaattcaagaggaattggcggcattcttccttgaccacgtgatcgctgaagacggagaatactatgtggatcctgtgttcatatataattaggagattatattataagagataattattttatatatgtagccggtagtgtcggatagatatatgaaaacttgttgttcgaccaatctctcggagaaggagaggtggtcgatatcacttctctctgtatgcatatgttcatgacgatcttctgtttccttcgtttgcttactagctagctagcgtgtctagtcctctctccctacaagaaatatgtcaacttgtgaccaccactattggtcactgaatggtcacaaattttcatttgtgacctttttgtgaccaaaaacataaggtcaaaagctggccgtcataAACTGACATTAGCGACCTTTCTTAtggaatggtcgaagacgtttataaccaaaatacgtctactgtggcgttttggtcactagcaacctccccaggccacgtaggcatccagcgtggcaagctgatgtggcacaagattcagcccggtccaattcggttttctacatgggcctagaccaacaattcggcctttttgCTGTATATTTTCTTTATTAATTTTCTctagctacatgggcctggcccaacaatttggcctttttatttCTAGATGCGGCCTTTTACAGCGTATGATCTTTTACTTTTTGCTATTTTATTTTCCACTATTTTACATTTGTCCCAAATATCATAATATCATACACTGGTCCCACACGTCAGAAATTTCAAATGTGCTCAAATTATTTTGATAAGTGGGTCGCATGAGTCATGTTTTCATTGCACACATTTTCAAATCACATACATAATTACTATTTCATATGAAACAGGAATTGTAATTCTGAAACATACATGAAATTCACAGAGAGAAGATACATTAAATCACATACATAATTACTATTTCATTCACAAACAGAGAGAAGATACATTAAATTCCCAGATAACCCATCTATTATTACATAACTTGCTATATAAGAATGTCTTGGAGCTTCTTTGAACATCTTTCGTCTTGAATTTACTCAAAATATCTGCCAACAAGAAAACAGAACAGCAAGGATAGGGTGAATaaccacaacaacaacaacaacaacaacgggGGGTGCTATTTAGTAGTAAGATCAAGTCTGGAATGTAAGAATGCTTTGTTGTAATTGATAACTAAAATCTACAACAGCTCAAAGTGGCagtagctaaaacacaatctcaGAAAAAGCATATAATTGATGTGACATAACAAACTAGACAACCAAGAAATTGATGTGACATAGCTAGTTTCCAGCAATATCCAACGACAAATTGATGTCACATATATGTATCTATCATGCAAACAGCAGATATACTGTACTGATAACATTAGACTAGAAATAAGAGCCTCAGAGATCTTGGTGGTTAAGATCATCAAGTGGGATAAACCCATTAAGAGTAGCAAATATTTTGATAACATCACAGGCTCTGTTTGGCACGCAGAAAATTAATCAGTTGAAGCAGAGGCGATGTTTGGCATCACTGCATTTTACAGTTCCAAAACAGACAGACAGAGTCAGGAATCGGTAGCAAAGCAAGTATACGTATATAGGAATCTCTACTTGGAACCTAGAGTAAGAAGCATGGCTAGAAGAGCCCAAGAATTAATTAATCGTGTGTTATTCTTTAACTGGAATGTACGTGCATAATCAACAGAGAGGTGTGAGCTCTGGACTTAATTGGTTGTGAGAATGGACTGGACTGTTCCAAATACGTGCATCATCATCAGTTCTGTGAAGCAAATCTACATATCATATTTCTAGAATGGGCGCACCCAGTTGCTCACAAGTAGATTTAAACCCAACTTGTAATGCAATGATGTTTCTTGTACAGTATTGCTATAGTTACCTAAATTGCCATGGGAATACTGACAGCAGAAACATGGGaacgagaagtaagttaaattaGAGCTAGCAGTTCCAAACAATCACTAAAAACAGCAGCAAAAGCAGACACAGATGCCCGCCAGAGACATTCCCACAGGCAAAGCAAGCACCTTAAGCCCTCTCGCCACGGATCCTCGAAGAGACCCACCAGGTAGGCCTCTGTAGCCTCTTGAAGGGCCAGCACCGCATGGCTCTGGAAGCGGAGGTCAGTCTGCACAGACAGAACAGGATGGTGCTTTTAGTTTACTTGATTCATCATACTATAAGAGTTGACACAACAGGAGCATCACAATGTAGTGCACAAGTTGATTGATCACCTTGAAGTCCTGGGCAATCTCCCTAACAAGCCTCTGGAATGGAAGCTTCCTGATGAGCAGCTCCGTGCTCTTCTGGTACTTGCGGATCTCACTGCAAAGTCAAGCACAAAATTTACTCATTTGAGAATACTTAAAAACAAAACTATAACACATGCTAGAATAGGTTGGAAGATTTTACACACCGAAGAGCAACAGTTCCAGGGCGGTAACGGTGAGGCTTCTTCACTCCTCCAGTTGTGGGAGCAGACTTACGGGCAGCCTGTCAAAAAGCAAAGTAGAGCACATGG belongs to Triticum urartu cultivar G1812 chromosome 7, Tu2.1, whole genome shotgun sequence and includes:
- the LOC125518178 gene encoding histone H3.3-like gives rise to the protein MARTKQTARKSTGGKAPKKQLATKAARKSAPTTGGVKKPHRYRPGTVALREIRKYQKSTELLIRKLPFQRLVREIAQDFKTDLRFQSHAVLALQEATEAYLVGLFEDPWREGLSDAKHRLCFN